The region GTACGTGCCGGGTGCCGTGATCTACCACATCATTCCCGAATCGAAATTCGATCCCGCCTATTTCGACCGGCTGACGCGCCAGTCGGGCGTGAGCGAACGTATCCGCACGCAGGGCATTTCGCGGGCGGCCTATCTGGCACGGCTTCTGGCCGAGGCGGTCAAGTGGGGCGGTACGCTGGCGCTGGCCGCTGGTTATGCGCTGCGGGGGGAGGCGATCAAGGGGCGCTACCTGATCCGGATGCGCCGCAACGTCACCTGCGGCCTGTTGAAAGGGTAGGGGGCTGCCACATTCAGAGCCCTTTGCGGGCGATCATCCAGGCCAGTCTGTTATAGAGGGCGAGAACTCCCGGGCGCCAGCTGCGCGGCAGCCGGTTGAGCAGGTACAGTTTCCGCCAGCCGAAACGGTAACGCCGCGTGTAGCGGAAGAAACGCTCGGCTTCCCGGCCGGCGCGCGTGTCTCCCTTGGCGGCGACGGTGATCGCCTTGGCGATGCCGCACCGGGCGATATATTCGTTCAGGGAGTCGTTCCCCTCTGTGTAGAGGTCACGGAAGGAAAATTCCGTCCGTTCCGGCGTGTAGATGGCCGAAGAACGGTTGGAGGCGGTGACGCTGTAATTCACTTCCGGGCGGGGCGAGAAGCAGACCGGGTGACGGGCGGCCACCTTCGTCCAGAGATAGAGGTCCTCCCCGAGCTTCATCCCGGGGGGGAATCCGCCCGCTTCGAGCAGTACGCTGCGGGGCAGGCAGCTGGACGAGGGTAGACAGACGTAGCGGGTCATCGCTTCGTCGAAATAGTCGGCCACGACGCCGCGCCGCTGGGGTTGACGGGCCGGGAAGCGGCGGCCGTCGCGGACGATCCGGAAGGCCGTGGAGTAGATGCCGCAGCCGGGGAACTCCCCGATCAGGGCGGCGATCTCTTCGAGGAATCCCGGCTCCCACCAGTCGTCGGCGTCCAAAAAGGCCACATAGTCGCCCGAGGCCTCCTCCGTTCCCCGGTTGCGGGCGGCGGAGACCCCGGCGTTGGCCTGGCGGATGAGCCGCACTTCCGGGGCGGCGAGTTCCTCTACGGCGGCGGCGCTCCGGTCGGTGCTTCCGTCGTCCACCACGATGATCTCGAGGGGCAGGTAGCGCTGGTCCAGGACGGAGCGGACGGCCCGTGCCGCTTCGCGCTCCTTGTTGTAGAGCGGAATGACGACGGATATGCGGATTCGGTCGGTATTCATGCGGAGGCGGGGGATTACAGGTTTTTCAGCGTCTCTTCGGCCGTGCGGCGGGTGGCGGCGACCCGTTCGGCGATCTCGCCGCAGAGCCGCCCGTAATGGGTGAGCAGGTAGTCGGTCTTTTCCGCGACCAGTTCCGCGATCCGGCCGCTCTCCCATAGCCGGTCGTCGTCGGCCTCCACGATCAGGTCGCCGCGGCCCAGTCCGCGGCCGATGACCCCGTCGTATTTGGCGCTGTACGAGAGGCTGATCGCGGGCCGTCCGCCCTGGAAGGTGGAGACGGCGGCGTGCATCCGTCCCGTCACGGTGAAAAGCCCGTGGCCGAGGATGGCCCGTGCACGGGTCGGCCCGATCTTTTCGGCCACCGGAACGATCCTCTCCCGTTCGGCCGGGTCGAGTCCTTCCGCGACGGCCCGCACGGCGGCCGGTTCGTCCCCGTGGCTGCCGAAGGTGTGGGCCAGCAGGACGATCTGTTTTCCGGTCAGCCGGGGATCGGCCAGCAGGCCCCGGACGATCTCCCGGAAGCGGGCGATGTAGGTACCGGTGTTCCGGCAGTAGTATCGGCCGCCCGACTGACAGCCGGAGACGATCACGGTGACGTATTCCGCCTCGCGCAGTCCGTACTCCGACAGGGGGGCGGCTCCCGTCTCCTTCTGCAGAGGCAGGTCGCACAGGGCCAGGTCGGCCGAAAGACGGGGATGCAGTCCGAATTCCGCGGCCAGGTAGGCGGCGTTGGGTTCGTCGCGCGAGTAGAGCTCCATGCGGGGCATCAGGCGGCGGGCCAGCAGGCGGTTGAGCGGACGGGTGAAGGGGCCCACGGTCTGGCCGAGCAGCACGACCCGCGTGCGGAACGAGGCCCTCCACTTGCGGAGCAGCGCCAGCGCGGGCGCCCACGGGGAGTAGTATTCCGAAAGGTCGTCGCCTCCCAGCACCACGAGCATGTCGAATCCCTTTCCTTCGTTTTCGAACAGGAGGCTTCCCAGCCGGGCCGTCTTGCGGCGCAGGGGGGAGAGCCCCGCCGTGCGCTGGTCCGGCGTGGGCCGGCGGACCAGCCGGATGCCGGCCGGAAGTTCGGCCCGGGCCTCTTCGAGCACTCGGTCGTCGTCGAAATCGCAGTGGAATTCCACCTGTTCCGGACCGTAGCGGCGGGCGAGCGCCGCTACCGTCACCAGCCCCATCATGGCAGTGCCGTAGTTGTCGAGATTCTTGAAGTATTCGATGCGGATGCGTTTCATCGGTTTCCGGTTTTGAGGCCCAGCCGGGCGGCCAGTTTCCCGGCCCGGCGGCGCAGCCGTTTCAGCAGCGGGGTGCGTGTCAGACGGGCGACGGCGGCCGTCACGCTTTCGTGGCGAAGCCGTTCGAAAAAGAGTTCCCGTGCGGCCGGACGGGGTTCGGACCGCACGATGGCCCGGTTCATCGCCAGCGCGCAGCCGAGCGTGGAGGGTACGGCGACCGTCCGGCTCTCCACGGCGTGCAGGGCCTCTTCGCCCCGGGGCGTGAGGGTGACGGCGAGCGAAGTACCCCGGTCGTCGTCCATGTCGGGATGGCAGCGGTCCACTCCCCAGTAGTCGGCCAGCATCAGGTCGGCCCCCGAGGCGAAATTCTTCACCGGACAGGCGTGACAGCAGGGACGGATGAACAGGTCGCGCAGGAAACCGCGCATGAAGGCATTGCGGTAGAACGGTTCCGAAAGGGTCGTTTCGCCCTGCGGACCGCGGTAGTGGGCCGTCACCCGGTAGCGTTTCCATCCGCCGGACTTGTCGCGGAACGAGAACCGTTCGAGACGGGCGGGCGCACCCGCCGTCTTTTCGGCTTCGGCCCGCTGTTCGGCGAGAAACCGGTGCCACACGGCCGGGGAGGGTACGCCGTGGCAGGCCACCTCTGCGCAGGTCAGCGACGGGTAGTCCCGTCCGAGGAAGCCTTTCAGCCCGGCAATCTGGCACCCCGTGCCGCTGAACAGCACCGGGCGTCCCTGCCGCAACGCCTCCCGCACGCGGGGATAGCAGTCGCCCGTGTCGCTCTGCACGTATTTCGAGCCGCGGAAACGGAGGGCTTCCCCGGCCGTTTCCGCACCGTCGTGCACCACGTCGAACCGTTCGTCGAAGCGGGCGCCGAAGACCGTGCCCCCGGCCGCGAGGGTCTCTCCGGCCAGCAGGGAGAAAAGGCCGCCCGAAGAGCTCGTGCTGCGGACCGCTTCGTCCCGGTTCCGGACGGCGTAGACGCGCGCTTCCTCCCGGCGGCCCGGCTGCCGGTTGAGCATGGGGCAGACCCTTTCGCAGAGGCCGCACTCCGTACAGCGGGCCGGGTCGGCCTTCGCGTAGCGGAAACCCTCGTCGTCCTCTTCGAGCGCGATGCAGTGCACCGGGCATGCCGCCGCACAGGCGGAGCAGCCGCAGCAATCCTCTTTTCGTTCGATCCGGATCATCGTTCTATTGTATGAGCAGGTTGCACCCGCGGATTTCGCTGTGGTCGGCCCGGCCCAGCACCGAGAAACGTCCGTCGGGCCAGAGGCGTCCCACGTCCTGCGTCTGGATGAAGGCGCACGAGGTGAGATTGGCCAGGTCGGTCACGTTGATGCCTCCCGTGCAGGACACCGTGCGGGTGCCGGGCAGTACGACGTCGAACGGGTCGTTCAGGTCGCGCAGCGACACCTGCATCCAGGGCGGGCAGCGGAAAACCCCCTCCCCGTCCGAATAGGCCTGCGACGTGAGTTCGGCCATGCCGTATTCGGAGTGGATGCGTTCCACTCCGAACCCCCGGCAGAGCAGGGCGTGGAACTCCTCTTTCGGGAGCTCCTCCCGGCGCCCCTTCATGCCGCCCGTCTCCATCACCACGGTGTCCGTCAGCTTCGGGGCGTACCGTTCGGCCAGGTCCCACAGGGCGTAGCTTACACCCAGCAGGATCTTCGGGCCGTGCTCCCGCTCCAGGTCGGCGATCAGTCCCGGGTAGTCGTCCAGATAGAAACCCCCGCCGCCCGCGGCGATCAGCCGGTCGACCATGTAGACCAGCGAGGAGCCCTGCCGCTGGAGGTAGTTGGGCAGCAGTCCGTAGATCTTCACGCCGGACGCGGGTCCGTAGAAGAGTTCGAACGCCCGGCGGAAGATCTTTTCGTAGACCTCCAGCGAGGCCATCGGGTGGCGCGAGGGGGCGGTGCCGCCCGTGTTGCTGCTGGTGAAGACGATCTCGGGGGCTCTCTCCCCGCAGTAGACCGTGTGGCTCTTGAAGAGTTCGATCGGCAGAAACGGAATCTTTTCGGGTGCGTCCACCCGGCGGGGGTCGATTCCCGCGAGGGAGATGTACTCCCGGTAGGGGGCGCAGGCCTGCGACTGGAAAGCGAAGAGCTCCATCGCCGCCTCGCGCAGCTGGTCCGGGGTGCGGATCGAAAGGATGTCGTCTATTCCGAGCATGGTGTCGCGGGTTATGCGTGGGGACCGGGGGCCGTCCGGCTCCCCGGTCCGGGGATTCAGCGCGAAAGAAGGTAACGTTCGCAGTCGAGGGCTGCGACGCATCCGCTGCCGGCCGCCGTGATCGCCTGCCGGTAGTGGGGGTCCTGCACGTCGCCCGCGGCGAATACCCCTTCGATATTGGTTTTCGAGGTGCCGGGCACGGTACGGATGTATCCGTCGGCGTCCAGATCGAGCTGGTCTTTGAAGATTTCGGTGTTGGGGTGGTGGCCGATGGCCAGGAACAGTCCGCTCACGTCGATCATCTTCTCCTCCCCTGCGGCATCGCGCAGCAGGAGACCCGTCACGCCCTGTTCGTCGCCGATCACCTGCTCGGTGACGTGGCCGAAGAGAACCTCGATGTTCGGGGTGTTCATCACCCGGTGCTGCATGGCCTTCGAAGCGCGCATGTGGTCCTTGCGGATCACCATGTAGACCTTGTTGCAGATCGAGGCCAGGTAGGTGGCCTCCTCGCAGGCGGTGTCGCCGCCGCCCACCACGGCCACGTCCTTCTTGCGGTAGAAGAAGCCGTCGCAGGTGGCGCAGGCCGATACGCCCATGCCGCGGTATTTCTGTTCGGAGGGCAGGCCGAGATACTTGGCCGAGGCCCCCGTGGCGACGATGACCGTTTCGGCCTCCAGCACGTGGCGGCCGTCCACCGTCACCTGGAAGGGGCGGCGGCTGAAGTCGGCATGGGTGATGACGCCGAAGCGTACGTCGGTGCCGAAACGGGCGGCCTGTTTCTTGAGGTCTTCCATGAGGGCGGCGCCCGTCACCCCTTCCGGATAGCCCGGGAAGTTCTCCACGTCGGTGGTGGTGGTGAGCTGGCCTCCGGGTTCGATCCCTTCGTAGAGCACGGGGGAGAGCCCGGCGCGGGCGGTGTAGATGGCGGCAGTGTACCCGGCGGGGCCGCTGCCTATGATGAGGCACTTGATGAGTTGGTTTTCCATGGCGGTCTGTTTTTATTCTTACGCAAAGATAGGCGAATATTTAAAAAAATCGTACTTTTATCGCGGCTAAAGAGAATTCCATGACACGACGCACGATCCTTTGCATGGCGGCCTCGGGCCTGCTCCTTTCGGGGTGCGGAACCCGTCAGTCGCTCTACCGCACGCCGCAGGCGGAGATCCCCTCCGCCCCTTCGCAGCGCATCCTCTATCCCGAAACCAATAATCGTTCCGCGGGCGAGATCGTCCGGGAGGAGATGCCGGCCCCTCCGGCCGAACCCGTACGCCTGCCGCTGAAACCCGACCGTCCCCGGATCACCTTCACCGGGGTGGAGAGCGCCCACGTGCGGGTGCCCGGCGTCAATCCGCTGCCTGCCTCGGGCCTGCTGACCGTGCCGCTCGGGGAGCTGAGGGAGGAGTTCTGCTATCCCTACAAGGGACGGGTGATTTCGCCCTACGGTCCGCGGGGGCGTTCGATGCACACGGGTGTGGACATCAAGGCCGTGCCGGGCGACACGGTGCGGGCGGCCTTGCCGGGCGTGGTGCGCATGAGCAAGTATTACAGCGGGTACGGCAACATCGTGGTGATCCGCCATTACGAAGGGTTCGAGACGGTATATGCCCACAACGTGAAGAACCTCGTGGAGGTGAACGACGTGGTGGAGGCGGGCCGGCCCATTGCGCTGGCGGGCCGGACGGGGCGGGCAACCACCGAACACGTCCATTTCGAACTGCGGGCCGCCGGGGAGCCGCTCGACCCGATGAAACTGATCGACGGGGAGGCGATGGACCTGCGCTCCGACACGCTCTATATCTGCAACCGGGCGGGAAGGATTTTCGCCTACAACAGCGCGGCCGAAGGACGGCGGCTGGGAGTGCCGGCGGCTCCGGCGACCGACGAACGGTCGGAGAGCGAGGGCGGAGGACTGACGGAGGAACCCACCGAAGTGCGGAAGCCCGAAGCCCCGGCCGTACAGCCGGCCGCGAAACTCACTCCGGCGAAGCCTGCCGCCGCGGCTCCGGTGTATTATAAGGTCCGTCCCGGCGATACGCTGACCCAGATCGCCCGCCGCAACGGGACCACGGTGGCGGCGCTCTGCAAGCTGAACAAGATCGACAAGGACGCCGTGATCCGGATCGGCCAGCGTCTGCGGATCAAATAGAAGCCGCCGCCGCTGTCCGGCAGGCCGGGCCCGGTCAGAGGTCGGCCACGGTGAAGGTGCTGCCGCCAATGAAGATCATGTCGCGGGGCGAAGCCAGGCGGCGGGCCCGGTCGCAGGCGTTCCGCACGCCGGGAACCGTCTCGCCGTGCAGTCCGTAGCGGGCGGCCTCTTCGGCCAGCCGGTCGGCGGGAAGCGCCCGTTCGACCGATGCCTGCGTGAAAAGGTAGTGGGCGTCGGGGGGAAGCAGCGGCAGGATGCCGTGCAGGTCCTTGTCGTTCACGACTCCCAGCACGAAATAGAGTTTGTCGTAACGTTGGTGGCGGAGTTGTTCGGCCACCAGCCGCAGACCGTGTTCGTTGTGTCCCGTGTCGCAGACGGTGAGGGGCTCGCGGCCGAGTATCTCCCAGCGGCCCCGCAGTCCCGTGGTCCGGGCGGCCGTGGCGCATCCCTCCGCGATGTCCCTCCGGCTGATGCTCAGCGGGCTGGTGCGGTTGAGTATCCGGATGGCAGCCATGACGGTCACGATGTTGCGGCGCTGGTATTCACCCAGCAGGTCGAGTTCCAGCGTGAGCCGGTCGCCGTCTTCGATGCGTTCGACGGTGAGCCGGCGGCGTGTCGTGCCGTCCTCGCCCGTGAGGCACTCCCCGCCGTCCCCGACGCAGCGGAAGAGCGATTCGGCGAAGAAGATGTCGGCGCCCGCCTCCTGTGCCCGGGCCCGGAAGACGGGGGCGCTTTCGGGATGCTCCTCGCCGATGACGGCCGGGATGCCCGGTTTGATGATACCTGCCTTTTCGGCGGCGATTTTCGGAATCGTATTGCCCAGCAGGGCCATGTGGTCGAAGCCGATGTTGGTGATGACGCTCGCCGCCGGGCGGATGATGTTGGTCGCATCGAGCCGTCCGCCCAGGCCCGTCTCGACGACGGCCACCTCGACCTCCTGCCGGGTGAAGTGGTCGAAGGCCATGCCGACGGTCATTTCGAAGAAGGAGAGGCCGAGACCGACCATCTTCTCCCGGTGGCGGGCGACGAACTCCACGACCTCCCGTTCGGAGATGGGCGTGCCGTTCACCCGGATTCTCTCGCGGAAATCCTTCAGGTGGGGGGAGGTGTAGAGCCCCACGCGGTAACCGGCCGCCTGGAGCACGGAGGCCAGCAGGTGGGAGACGGAACCTTTGCCGTTGGTTCCGGCCACGTGGATCGAGAGGAAATTGCGGTCGGGCCGCCCCAGGTAGTCGTTGAAGGCGATGGTGTGCTCCAGCCCCGGCTTGTAGGCCGAAGAGCCGCTCTGCTGGAAGACGGGCAGCGAGCGGAAGAGAAAGTCGAGGGTTTCGGGATAGGTCATGGTACCAGATGGTTACGGCGCCGGGTGCGGTAGGCCACGAAATAGAGCAGGCTGAGCAGGAAGACATAGGAGCTGAGCCGGCCGATGTAGTCGCCGTACCGGGTGTAGAAAGTGATCATGTCGTTGGTCCTAAGCCGTTCGGTGAGGGTGCCCCTGCGGTCCCAGCCGAGGGTCCCGACCACGTCGCCCCGCGGGGTGATGAAGCCCGAAATGCCGGTGTTGGCGCTGCGTGCTATGCTGCGCCGGGTCTCGATGGCCCGCAGGCGCGAGAAGGAGAAGTGCTGACGGTGGCCGGGCGTGTCGCCCCACCAGCCGTCGTTGGTGATGACGAAGAGGAGACCCGCCCCGCCCCGCACGAACTCCGTCATGTACTCTCCGTAGACCGATTCGAAGCAGATGGCCGCTCCGGCCTTCAGCCCGTCGGGGCGGACGAAGACTTTCCGCACGCTGTCGGTGCCGAGCTGTCCGGAGATGCCGCCCAGGTCGACGATCAGGAACTCCAGGTGTTTCAGCACCTCGTAGTAGGGCATCTTCTCCACGCCCACCACCAGTTTCGACTTGTGGTGTATCTCCACCCGGCGGGAGGTGTCCACCTCCATCGCGCTGTTGTAGACGTCGTACCAGTAGTTGATGTTGTCGTTGGTCCGGGCGGTGGCCGGATGGGGTTCGAGCGCTTCGTAGCGGCGGAAGGTGGTCGCCCCCGCGATGATCCGGGCCTGCGGGCAGCGCGTGCGGACCGCGTTGCGAAGGGCCTCGACGCTGGCGGAATATTCCAGTGCGCCTTCCCACAGGTGGTCGTCTATGGCCGTTTCGGGCATGACGATGTAGTCGACGTCGGCAGGAGCCTCCTCCGCCAGCCGGATGAGCAGGGCGGTCTGGTCGGCCTGCGCCACGTCGAACTTTT is a window of Gallalistipes aquisgranensis DNA encoding:
- a CDS encoding glycosyltransferase family 2 protein → MNTDRIRISVVIPLYNKEREAARAVRSVLDQRYLPLEIIVVDDGSTDRSAAAVEELAAPEVRLIRQANAGVSAARNRGTEEASGDYVAFLDADDWWEPGFLEEIAALIGEFPGCGIYSTAFRIVRDGRRFPARQPQRRGVVADYFDEAMTRYVCLPSSSCLPRSVLLEAGGFPPGMKLGEDLYLWTKVAARHPVCFSPRPEVNYSVTASNRSSAIYTPERTEFSFRDLYTEGNDSLNEYIARCGIAKAITVAAKGDTRAGREAERFFRYTRRYRFGWRKLYLLNRLPRSWRPGVLALYNRLAWMIARKGL
- a CDS encoding polysaccharide pyruvyl transferase family protein, giving the protein MKRIRIEYFKNLDNYGTAMMGLVTVAALARRYGPEQVEFHCDFDDDRVLEEARAELPAGIRLVRRPTPDQRTAGLSPLRRKTARLGSLLFENEGKGFDMLVVLGGDDLSEYYSPWAPALALLRKWRASFRTRVVLLGQTVGPFTRPLNRLLARRLMPRMELYSRDEPNAAYLAAEFGLHPRLSADLALCDLPLQKETGAAPLSEYGLREAEYVTVIVSGCQSGGRYYCRNTGTYIARFREIVRGLLADPRLTGKQIVLLAHTFGSHGDEPAAVRAVAEGLDPAERERIVPVAEKIGPTRARAILGHGLFTVTGRMHAAVSTFQGGRPAISLSYSAKYDGVIGRGLGRGDLIVEADDDRLWESGRIAELVAEKTDYLLTHYGRLCGEIAERVAATRRTAEETLKNL
- a CDS encoding Coenzyme F420 hydrogenase/dehydrogenase, beta subunit C-terminal domain; translation: MIRIERKEDCCGCSACAAACPVHCIALEEDDEGFRYAKADPARCTECGLCERVCPMLNRQPGRREEARVYAVRNRDEAVRSTSSSGGLFSLLAGETLAAGGTVFGARFDERFDVVHDGAETAGEALRFRGSKYVQSDTGDCYPRVREALRQGRPVLFSGTGCQIAGLKGFLGRDYPSLTCAEVACHGVPSPAVWHRFLAEQRAEAEKTAGAPARLERFSFRDKSGGWKRYRVTAHYRGPQGETTLSEPFYRNAFMRGFLRDLFIRPCCHACPVKNFASGADLMLADYWGVDRCHPDMDDDRGTSLAVTLTPRGEEALHAVESRTVAVPSTLGCALAMNRAIVRSEPRPAARELFFERLRHESVTAAVARLTRTPLLKRLRRRAGKLAARLGLKTGNR
- a CDS encoding long-chain-fatty-acid--protein ligase, coding for MLGIDDILSIRTPDQLREAAMELFAFQSQACAPYREYISLAGIDPRRVDAPEKIPFLPIELFKSHTVYCGERAPEIVFTSSNTGGTAPSRHPMASLEVYEKIFRRAFELFYGPASGVKIYGLLPNYLQRQGSSLVYMVDRLIAAGGGGFYLDDYPGLIADLEREHGPKILLGVSYALWDLAERYAPKLTDTVVMETGGMKGRREELPKEEFHALLCRGFGVERIHSEYGMAELTSQAYSDGEGVFRCPPWMQVSLRDLNDPFDVVLPGTRTVSCTGGINVTDLANLTSCAFIQTQDVGRLWPDGRFSVLGRADHSEIRGCNLLIQ
- the trxB gene encoding thioredoxin-disulfide reductase, translated to MENQLIKCLIIGSGPAGYTAAIYTARAGLSPVLYEGIEPGGQLTTTTDVENFPGYPEGVTGAALMEDLKKQAARFGTDVRFGVITHADFSRRPFQVTVDGRHVLEAETVIVATGASAKYLGLPSEQKYRGMGVSACATCDGFFYRKKDVAVVGGGDTACEEATYLASICNKVYMVIRKDHMRASKAMQHRVMNTPNIEVLFGHVTEQVIGDEQGVTGLLLRDAAGEEKMIDVSGLFLAIGHHPNTEIFKDQLDLDADGYIRTVPGTSKTNIEGVFAAGDVQDPHYRQAITAAGSGCVAALDCERYLLSR
- a CDS encoding M23 family metallopeptidase, translated to MTRRTILCMAASGLLLSGCGTRQSLYRTPQAEIPSAPSQRILYPETNNRSAGEIVREEMPAPPAEPVRLPLKPDRPRITFTGVESAHVRVPGVNPLPASGLLTVPLGELREEFCYPYKGRVISPYGPRGRSMHTGVDIKAVPGDTVRAALPGVVRMSKYYSGYGNIVVIRHYEGFETVYAHNVKNLVEVNDVVEAGRPIALAGRTGRATTEHVHFELRAAGEPLDPMKLIDGEAMDLRSDTLYICNRAGRIFAYNSAAEGRRLGVPAAPATDERSESEGGGLTEEPTEVRKPEAPAVQPAAKLTPAKPAAAAPVYYKVRPGDTLTQIARRNGTTVAALCKLNKIDKDAVIRIGQRLRIK
- a CDS encoding bifunctional folylpolyglutamate synthase/dihydrofolate synthase, encoding MTYPETLDFLFRSLPVFQQSGSSAYKPGLEHTIAFNDYLGRPDRNFLSIHVAGTNGKGSVSHLLASVLQAAGYRVGLYTSPHLKDFRERIRVNGTPISEREVVEFVARHREKMVGLGLSFFEMTVGMAFDHFTRQEVEVAVVETGLGGRLDATNIIRPAASVITNIGFDHMALLGNTIPKIAAEKAGIIKPGIPAVIGEEHPESAPVFRARAQEAGADIFFAESLFRCVGDGGECLTGEDGTTRRRLTVERIEDGDRLTLELDLLGEYQRRNIVTVMAAIRILNRTSPLSISRRDIAEGCATAARTTGLRGRWEILGREPLTVCDTGHNEHGLRLVAEQLRHQRYDKLYFVLGVVNDKDLHGILPLLPPDAHYLFTQASVERALPADRLAEEAARYGLHGETVPGVRNACDRARRLASPRDMIFIGGSTFTVADL
- the lnt gene encoding apolipoprotein N-acyltransferase, encoding MRKHLLLSLLSALMLSAGWLSLSGIPLLGALVPLLLIADDYGTGRRPFWKLAGWTALTLGLWSAATTWWIWYAAAIGAVLSVLITAGLMGGLFMLWHGISLRAGRPLSCTVLVSGWIACEYLYTVGQVSFPWLTLGNGFACDPWLVQWYEYTGVFGGSLWVLVANLCLYRAVKAPRQFRRWIAPAAVILLPALFSVVRYLTYDPGNGPEATVTVVQPNIDPYNEKFDVAQADQTALLIRLAEEAPADVDYIVMPETAIDDHLWEGALEYSASVEALRNAVRTRCPQARIIAGATTFRRYEALEPHPATARTNDNINYWYDVYNSAMEVDTSRRVEIHHKSKLVVGVEKMPYYEVLKHLEFLIVDLGGISGQLGTDSVRKVFVRPDGLKAGAAICFESVYGEYMTEFVRGGAGLLFVITNDGWWGDTPGHRQHFSFSRLRAIETRRSIARSANTGISGFITPRGDVVGTLGWDRRGTLTERLRTNDMITFYTRYGDYIGRLSSYVFLLSLLYFVAYRTRRRNHLVP